In Mytilus trossulus isolate FHL-02 chromosome 6, PNRI_Mtr1.1.1.hap1, whole genome shotgun sequence, a single window of DNA contains:
- the LOC134723809 gene encoding uncharacterized protein LOC134723809: protein MGNNYSDGMNSTYHSISSDEREKHRWSSFEYYPFKCGRRRTVYKGISFESKRNDEIEEPTEGNVHGKGTETKRVKTTDTIDNSYWSKRKCVVKTASKDDIMMNDKSNTESQWFRKMFITGNDTISLFRKELNIEAENKLGIAFAKSYLTEIDSMPSLWNPICHYCCRYKGRLRMGDIVLIEDRIEGPFRHFITVDGTCEDDCPAILNSFLHFTYHQSEGKMVMCNFQGAEEKSNILHLTVPTVHSIERSFGPKDQGEEGIKEVLLNHKCNELCRKDWLKP from the coding sequence ATGGGCAATAATTACTCAGACGGCATGAATTCTACATACCATTCAATATCTTCTGATGAAAGAGAAAAACATCGGTGGTCTAGTTTCGAATATTATCCTTTCAAGTGCGGGAGAAGGAGAACTGTGTATAAAGGTATCTCATTCGAATCAAAACGTAATGACGAGATCGAAGAACCAACAGAAGGAAATGTTCATGGCAAAGGTACTGAAACTAAGAGGGTAAAAACCACCGACACTATTGACAATTCATACTGGTCAAAAAGAAAATGCGTCGTAAAAACGGCAAGTAAAGACGACATAATGATGAATGATAAAAGCAATACGGAATCGCAGTGgtttagaaaaatgtttattacaGGGAACGACACTATCAGTTTGTTTCGGAAAGAACTAAATATAgaagcagaaaataaattagGAATTGCTTTTGCTAAATCTTATTTGACAGAGATCGACAGCATGCCATCATTATGGAACCCAATTTGTCACTATTGTTGTAGATATAAAGGTAGACTCAGAATGGGTGACATTGTTTTGATAGAGGACAGAATAGAAGGACCATTCAGGCATTTTATAACCGTCGATGGGACTTGCGAAGATGACTGTCCTGCTATTTTAAACTCGTTTCTCCATTTCACATACCACCAGAGTGAAGGAAAGATGGTTATGTGTAACTTTCAAGGAGCTGAGGAGAAAAGCAATATCCTTCATCTTACCGTGCCAACAGTTCATTCAATTGAGAGGTCATTTGGACCAAAAGACCAAGGCGAAGAAGGTATTAAAGAAGTTCTATTGAACCATAAATGTAACGAGTTATGTCGTAAAGACTGGTTGAAACCGTAG